The sequence TGCTATGGATGTAATTAAGGATAAAATGGAACATGTCACTGTTGAAGAAATATTAATCGCTGGTCAGCAAAAGATCACTTTGATTGAAGGAGATCCAGGATCTGGTAAGACTAAGATGACTATACATATTTGTAAACAATGGGCTGAGGGAAAACTACTGTTGAATGAACTGGTGTTCTTGATTCCACTCTGTAGCAGCTACTACCAAACCGTTACTTCATTAAATGAGCTGTTTGATGCCTGCAGCTGTTCTGTATTGACAGAATATGCCAAGCGAAACTATGGTAAAGGATTTGTGTTTATTCTAGATGGGTGGGATGAGCTTCCTGAGCGTTTACAATTACGATCTTTCTATCATGACATAATCTTTAGAAAGACAGTGCTTACTTGTTCAACTATCATAGTAACCTCCCGATCCTCTTGTTCGGATCGTATAGCTCAGGCAGTACAGGATCACTATTACCGGATATTAGGATTTACTCCAAAAACTGCTAAAATCTATGTTGATGAACATTTCAAAAATCTTTCACTGTCAAAGCAAGTTTTACTTACAAATTTACAAGGTCATGACTACTTCCATCAAGATTTTCATGTTCCCATTACTATACTAATAATGTGCTTCATATGTTGCTATGATTCATATTTACCCAAACCTACAACGTCATCAAAATTGTATGAGAGGTTTGTACTGTTGTTTATGCACTCCAATATTCCTGGTACTTATGGGAAGACCTTTAAAAGTTTGCATAATGTGCCAAAAGATCTGAATCCATTGTTCAGTAAATTGTGCAGTATAGCCCTTAGAATGGTGATCAGTGAAGATTTACAGTTCAATAAAGAAGAATTGGAAGATGACTTAAAACACTTACCTTTTAAAAGTTCAGATGCATTTGGACTGCTAAGCAGTGAACATGGAATTGATGAGTTTGCTGGGAAGCAAATACATTGCAGTTTTATTCATCGTTTAGTACAAGAACTATTGGCAGCTCTTTCGGTAGTAGAATCACAAACTGTGGAACACATAATTGATCAGCACTTTCATGAGGGATCATTTTTGATAAATGtatttccttttgtatttggcTTAATGGATTCCAGTACCTGCATAGATTCGTTGACTTCTTTGCTAGTAAAAAAATACTTAGAATCAAACAAAAGCAACACACTGCTTATAACTATATTGCATTGTTTGTTTGAAGCTCAAAATGCAGCCCTTTGTTATGGATTTGCTTCGGTGTTTCATAATGAGAATGGTATTGATTTATCATTGCAGTCAGATTTAGAATACCTCTATGCCACTTATTTCTTCTCTGTCTGTGGTTGTGCAAAGTTAACCATTAAAGGACTATGGCTAACAGATACTCGTGCTGAGTCGATGGCTCAATATTTGTGCAATCCTCCAATACCTTATACAGAAATAATATCCTTGAGTTGTGAGGGTGTTGATTTATCAGAAAAGGGGGTGAAAGCTCTGAATAAACTGATTTCCCATCAAGACAATTTCAATTCACTGAAAATTCATGTTTTAGTTTGCTATGAAAGTAATGTAAAAGTCATATATGATAGCATATGGAAATGTTATTTAGTTATTGATACTTTGATAGTGATAAATCATAGTATTACTAAAGGTGACCTGGACTGCCTAGGGGAGATTGTTTCTACAGTGAAATTTATTGATGCCATAATAGTCTATGGCTCTTATTTTGGCGAAGGAGTGTCTCCACAATCATCAGATTCCTTTTGTAACTCATTGTGTAGTACCAAATCATTGAAATGGCTATCACTGCATCTTACTAATCTATCCTGTGATAATATAGCAGTACTTGGTAGAATTCTGGTCCACAACAGTTGTTTAGAAATCTTAGATATAGGCCGTGTGAATGCTATGGATAGTTTGGTTAATATTTGTGATGGGTTGTCATCTACCAAAACTCTTCAAAAGTTTAGTGTACATCTGGATTCTGCCGATACTTCATTTGTGTTTGAGAAAAGGTTTGCAAAGTGTCTTACAAGTAATCAATCATTGACTTTAGTTGATTTCACTGGTATATTTGGATTTTTGTGTATCGATGAGCATGTGCAGTGGTCGTCTTCACAAGTGTGCTTCTTTTGTAGTGGCTTACAATCCAACAGTACTGTTACACTGCTGGATATTACTGGTTGCTACATAGACAAGACAGCGAGTGATTCTGTGTCTAAAATGTTGTCAGTCAACACCtctttgaggcatcttttcctCAATCCAGTCCACATGGAGAAACCAGATGCTGTTATGATAATTGAAAGTTGTAAAACAAACACTGAACTAGAAATTTTATCTCTTCATTGTAACTGGTTGGATGATCAAAGTGAAACCAACAAGTTTACTTTTGCAACTGATCCAAAAATTTGTGAGATGGTAGGTCAAGTACAAAATTCCCGACAGGACAAAATGAAACCAAATTTGCACATTATCTGGTCAGTGTATAAATATAGATTTAATTGTGTTTTATGGTTTTAATTATGTAGGGAATTGAAGGAGTATTGTGAAGTAAAGTCTTCTATACTGGTAAAATCTTATCAGGAATAATATATTAACAAACTGAACACATTTAAGTAAAATACATAGTATGGACTGTTATCTAAGCTATTTGACTGTTACATATATGCTGTAAAAGATAAGTAGTGCTGGAATACTGTGGCAAATTGTGAACATCACTGCAAGTTTTAGTGACGGTCACTAAAAatgtgtagtgatgtgtgttCACTATTTGCCATAGTATTCTacttattttttacagtgtatacatgttactatatatagtgtatacatgttactatatatagtgtatacatgttactatgtatgtacgtatgttcaGTAGTTAGCAACTATACCCATGAAACTGGCATATGAATAAATAATTGTGGTTCATAACTTCATatatatttgtgaccgaatttgataAAACAGGGCTTCCAcgcacatccacttttatgaagCATCacaactcaatgtaggagtatgccattagtttcgaTGGGAAATTTTTTAGGTCAATagcttactgagtagtcaagttacaaagtcagaaaattggatgtgtgtagaagcctTGTtgtgtcaaattcggtcacatttatatTGTGGTGCTATGTAAAAGCCTAGCTGACTTGATTCTCAAGCAGGCTCCATACATATGTAAATTAAAGACTGATTGACATATCAAGACAAGTGATAAAATGTCGATACAATAAAATTTATTGCTTTGATTATTTCTGTTCTATTtgtgcagtcagtcagtaaaaaaagCATCAGTTCAATAAACTTGTTAAACATGCAGTTGTTTGAGAGTACAATGAAGGTACATTGGAAGTACTGCTGAGCTGTAAAtgcaatctaatccaaaacagccaagctgtaaaaaaagtgtgtggccctcaaaaaggctatggtgaaaaaagatgtgaaatcaaaggtggcggccaagaaatggctgtgatggtaggttaatggtaaaaattttaataacgacaattcaggtgaatttggtgccgcttggtcaattggcacaaaattaacctgaattgtcattattaaaatttttaccattaacctaccatcacagccatttcttggccgccaccttggatttcacatcttttttcaccatagcctttttgagggccgcacactttttttacagcttggctgttttggattagagttcacttctttttgtatttgtataccccaaagccggcctatggcctgctttgggacttttttaacctatcttgtttctttaccacaggaagatgaagcagatgtaccttaaatatttctgattttatcagtaaatgtacaaattatatatataatacatatatttattacagaactgtccatggtggtttctttgtaactgaacactcttcaaggtaacttcttctagctgttctctctacagggtgatttatttgtagctggattctgtacaggtgatttttttactgctgagctctttacagaatgtttttttttgtagctgaactctctacaaggaaacttcttataactgatctctctacagggagatttgtttgtagctgaactctcaacaggtgatttgtttgcagctgaactatctagatgatggtttctttgtagctgaactctctacaaggtaatttcttctagctgaactctctacatggtggtttctttgtagctgaactctctacaagataacttcttctaaccgatctttctacagggcaatttgtttgtggcagaattttctacagggtgatttctttgcagctgaactctctacatggtggtttctttttactgtagctgaactctctacaaggtaatttcttctagctgatctctctacatggtggtttctttgtagctgaactctctacaagataacttcttctaaccgatctttctacagggcaatttgtttgtggcagaattttctacagggtgatttctttgcagctgaactctctacatggtggtttctttttactgtagctgaactctctacaaggtaatttcttctagctgatctctctacagggtgatttgtttgtagctgaattctatacaggtgatttgtttgcagctgagctctttacagaatggtttctttgtagctgaactctctacaaggtaacttcttctaactgaactctctacagggagatttgtttgcagctgaactttcttcatgatggtttctttgtagctgaactctctacaagataacttcttctagctgaactccctacatggtggtttctttgtagctgaactctctacaaggtgacttcttctagctgatctttctacagggtgatttgtttgtagctgatttttctacagggtgatttgtttgcagctgaactctctatatggtggtttctttgtagctgaactctctacaaggtgacttcttctagctgatctctttacatggtgatttgtttgtagctgaactctctacaggtgatttgtttgcagctgaactctccacatgatggtttctttaaatttgtagctgaactctctacaaagtaacttcttctagctgatctctctacagggtgatttgtttgtagctgaactctcttcatgatggtttctttgtagctgaactctctacaaggtaacttcttctaactgaactctctacagggagatttgtttgcagctgaactctcttcatgatggtttctttgtagctgaactctctaaaaggtaacttcttctagctgaactccctacatggtggtttctttgtagctgaactctctacagttgatttgtttggagctgaactctccacatgatggtttctttaaatttgtagctgaactttctacaaggtaacttcttctagctgatctctctacagggtgatttgtatgtagctgaattctgtacaggtgatttgtttgcagctgagctctttacagaatgctttctttgtagctgaactctctacaaggtaacttcttctaactaaactctctacagggaagtttgtttgcagctgaactctcttcatgatggtttctttgtagctgaactctctacaaggtaacttcttctagctgaactccctaaatggtggtttctttgtagctgaactctctacaaggtgacttcttctagctgatctttctacagggtgatttgtttgtagctgaattctgtacaggtgatttgtttgcagctgagctctttacagaatggtttctttgtagctgagctctctacaaggtagtttcttctagctgatgtctccacaaggtcactagtttgtagctgaactttctacatggtggtttctttgtaactgaactctctacaaggtaacttcttctagctgatctttctacagggtgatttgtttgtggctgaactctctacaaggaaacttcttctagctgatctctctacagggagattggtttgtagctgaactctctacaggtgatttgtttgcagctgaactctccacatgatggtttctttgtagctgaactctctacaaggtaacttcttctagctgatttctctacaggatgatttgcttgtagctgaactatcaacaagataacttcttctagctgatctctctacagggtgatttgtttgtagctgaattctgtacaggtgatttatttgcagctgagctctttacagaatggtttctatgtagctgaactctttacaaggtaacttcttctagctgatgtctctacagggtcactagtttgtaaatgaattctctacatggtggtttctttgtaactgaactctctacgaggtaacttcttctagctgatctttctatagggtgatttatttgtagtggaattctgtacaggtgattttttttgcagctgagatctttacagaatggtttctttgtagctgaactctttacaaggtaacttcttctagttgatgtctctacagggtcactagtttgtaaacgaattctctacatggtgatttctttgtaactgaactctctacaaggaaacttctcctagctgatctctctacagggagatttgtttgtagctgaactctctacaggtgatttgtttgcagctgaactctctacatgatggtttctttgtagctgaactctctacaagttaacttcttctagctgatctctctacagggtggtttctttgtagctgaactctacaagatgataactccatctgtacagcgattttcaaagcattaccccaagcggtttacctggtaggcgtgacaagcagtcgttttttattagctaatctcgattgcgtaattgttacacactgttggttttttcgttgtatcttcctggttttttagctcgatttctttcaaaccacaaaaggtttgaggttcaatagttaacctattcacccaccgattttcagcttcttcccatacgcggtttaccctgtaggcgtgacaacatattggtgttatttttcgtgaataatcgctcataactctttgcctgtttattgtattccagccaaagttggtacagagatgcgcctttataccccccttctgtgtcccaaattgcaaggcgatcggatgtggcgttcgcgttttatagcagtttttgtaagtgtgcgaaaagagaaagaaaaataagaagaaaaaaaaacgaagaaactaagccaatttttgaagtcgcatatctcgggaacgcttgaagcaatttcgctcaaatttggaatgtggagtgctgaaggtggagggagtgtccacatcaaaaatcgtcttgtttcatcaaggcagcacagagctacggaggtgcgaaaattgcgttttctttcttcctgtcaatatactcacgggtgttacgcgccggcttcttgggccgcacgacacactaccgtgtgtcttgatactggtTACTTTTGGGCAGAAAATCCCAAATCTTTCATGATCCCTGTTAgggattaaaattaatgtccactagtatagctgtagcTGTAGACACT comes from Dysidea avara chromosome 4, odDysAvar1.4, whole genome shotgun sequence and encodes:
- the LOC136252046 gene encoding NACHT, LRR and PYD domains-containing protein 14-like isoform X1, which gives rise to MTTNPYFVAFNMHYQDLTTALPANAMYPTFVRYEMLKDPQLNQQFIAASTNEAKTRVLLDSMRGGLQIGVVSVFQQFLKAMTEYAEGNSDPVVKKLVKNINKDLPSDLGRTDSDLPSSGYPDKQSQSWKPALKKVKADDFEQCKAHLKSCYLNRPEEPNRWHKLGGLEVYFEIAIRKSRYLSDKFHVDCAMDVIKDKMEHVTVEEILIAGQQKITLIEGDPGSGKTKMTIHICKQWAEGKLLLNELVFLIPLCSSYYQTVTSLNELFDACSCSVLTEYAKRNYGKGFVFILDGWDELPERLQLRSFYHDIIFRKTVLTCSTIIVTSRSSCSDRIAQAVQDHYYRILGFTPKTAKIYVDEHFKNLSLSKQVLLTNLQGHDYFHQDFHVPITILIMCFICCYDSYLPKPTTSSKLYERFVLLFMHSNIPGTYGKTFKSLHNVPKDLNPLFSKLCSIALRMVISEDLQFNKEELEDDLKHLPFKSSDAFGLLSSEHGIDEFAGKQIHCSFIHRLVQELLAALSVVESQTVEHIIDQHFHEGSFLINVFPFVFGLMDSSTCIDSLTSLLVKKYLESNKSNTLLITILHCLFEAQNAALCYGFASVFHNENGIDLSLQSDLEYLYATYFFSVCGCAKLTIKGLWLTDTRAESMAQYLCNPPIPYTEIISLSCEGVDLSEKGVKALNKLISHQDNFNSLKIHVLVCYESNVKVIYDSIWKCYLVIDTLIVINHSITKGDLDCLGEIVSTVKFIDAIIVYGSYFGEGVSPQSSDSFCNSLCSTKSLKWLSLHLTNLSCDNIAVLGRILVHNSCLEILDIGRVNAMDSLVNICDGLSSTKTLQKFSVHLDSADTSFVFEKRFAKCLTSNQSLTLVDFTGIFGFLCIDEHVQWSSSQVCFFCSGLQSNSTVTLLDITGCYIDKTASDSVSKMLSVNTSLRHLFLNPVHMEKPDAVMIIESCKTNTELEILSLHCNWLDDQSETNKFTFATDPKICEMVGQVQNSRQDKMKPNLHIIWELKEYCEVKSSILVKSYQE
- the LOC136252046 gene encoding NACHT, LRR and PYD domains-containing protein 14-like isoform X2, which translates into the protein MTTNPYFVAFNMHYQDLTTALPANAMYPTFVRYEMLKDPQLNQQFIAASTNEAKTRVLLDSMRGGLQIGVVSVFQQFLKAMTEYAEGNSDPVVKKLVKNINKDLPSDLGRTDSDLPSSDFEQCKAHLKSCYLNRPEEPNRWHKLGGLEVYFEIAIRKSRYLSDKFHVDCAMDVIKDKMEHVTVEEILIAGQQKITLIEGDPGSGKTKMTIHICKQWAEGKLLLNELVFLIPLCSSYYQTVTSLNELFDACSCSVLTEYAKRNYGKGFVFILDGWDELPERLQLRSFYHDIIFRKTVLTCSTIIVTSRSSCSDRIAQAVQDHYYRILGFTPKTAKIYVDEHFKNLSLSKQVLLTNLQGHDYFHQDFHVPITILIMCFICCYDSYLPKPTTSSKLYERFVLLFMHSNIPGTYGKTFKSLHNVPKDLNPLFSKLCSIALRMVISEDLQFNKEELEDDLKHLPFKSSDAFGLLSSEHGIDEFAGKQIHCSFIHRLVQELLAALSVVESQTVEHIIDQHFHEGSFLINVFPFVFGLMDSSTCIDSLTSLLVKKYLESNKSNTLLITILHCLFEAQNAALCYGFASVFHNENGIDLSLQSDLEYLYATYFFSVCGCAKLTIKGLWLTDTRAESMAQYLCNPPIPYTEIISLSCEGVDLSEKGVKALNKLISHQDNFNSLKIHVLVCYESNVKVIYDSIWKCYLVIDTLIVINHSITKGDLDCLGEIVSTVKFIDAIIVYGSYFGEGVSPQSSDSFCNSLCSTKSLKWLSLHLTNLSCDNIAVLGRILVHNSCLEILDIGRVNAMDSLVNICDGLSSTKTLQKFSVHLDSADTSFVFEKRFAKCLTSNQSLTLVDFTGIFGFLCIDEHVQWSSSQVCFFCSGLQSNSTVTLLDITGCYIDKTASDSVSKMLSVNTSLRHLFLNPVHMEKPDAVMIIESCKTNTELEILSLHCNWLDDQSETNKFTFATDPKICEMVGQVQNSRQDKMKPNLHIIWELKEYCEVKSSILVKSYQE